The genomic stretch AAACTAATCAGGCCCCCTGGTGACCAGACACAAAAAgcacagagagggaaaaaaatatcagCATAACAACCATGTGCATGCAGTCATTTTCACACTAGGTCAAAGGCTACTCCACCAATATGTTTTAATTCTAttaaatagaaaatgaatataCAACCAAAGAGAGAAAttaatctcccccccccccagctctgagATAACACCTTTTATAAAATTAAGTAAATGGGGCAATTGGTGGGACATCGAGCTTTTGGTGATGAAGTTATATTCCAGCTTTATATTAATATTCTTAAAATGCATGGTTTAATTGTCACCATAAATAGCTTTTAAAAGTCTCCGCTTTAATCAGTCTACTcttttaattaattacatttatctctctctctctctcactgtaggAGTTGAGGACCTATGGAGCACAACAAGACCTATAGATATATAGATCCAAGAGTAACAtctaaaatctgaaaaataatgtTGCAAATTAGTAGAAACAAGTACTGAAGCCAAAGTTTTGCTTTGCTGAGTGGCAGAAGGAAacactgtgttcagtgtgcGAGAAATCACTCAGGGGAAATATAAACAGCTCTCCCTTCcttctcagtctctccctccctctctctcaagcGATTAAAGGGCTGGGTGTACGCGaaagcagcagccaatcaggtgcaCGCAGGTCACAGACGCCCCGTTTTCCTGCCTCCCTCAACACTGGCCGCAGgactgagaaaataaaatgtccgCAGCGTGAGATTTACAGCTGCCCCACCACGGCGGCCAAAACACGCAATGCAaaattttcatttcagctgCCACAAAACAACGCAGGCACTGCAGCAGACGCATGCCGCATGGTTCTGTCCCAGTGTTTCACAGGCACTGCAGCAGACGCATGCCGCATGGTTCTGTCCCAGCGTTTCACGGGCACTGCAGCAGACGCATGCTGCATGGTTCTGTCCCAGCGTTTCACGGGCACTGCAGCAGACGCATGGCGCATGGTTCTGTGCCAGCGTTTCACGGGCACTGCAGCAGACGCATGCCGCATGGTTCTGTCCCAGCGTTTCACGGGCACTGCAGCAGACGCATGGCGCATGGTTCTGTGCCAGCGTTTCACGGCCACTGCAGCAGAACAACACACAGGCCTGATTTAGCTGCAAGAGGGAGTTGGCTTAATGTAAATTAGAGCAGCAAAAATAACATGAAGCAAAGGACTAATGCTGCAGTTCCAGAGCATCTACGCAAAACAAAGAGAGGGAGGCAACAGTCCACAAATCTCATTTCTAACTCGCTCTATCTTCTTCTCCCTTTGAATTCTCCTCAATACAGTAGCTACAGGAACAGCAGAATTGAAAGCACTTCGACTGGAAGTCCTGCCAAGTGTACATTACTCTGAGAAAGGTCAAGCTCCAGCTGGTAGGAACACCTTGACAACAAGCTCAGCTCAAGGAGGGTAGGAGGAGGTGTTAATGACCCAAATACAATAAGACTGCTCCTGGATATCACCCTGGTAATGCACAACACAGAGTCCATTACctacaagaacacacacagttGACCGGACAAAGCCAAAAACAGCCTAGCCATACAAGTGGCCAAGCCATGCAATGCAGGCTACACAACATTCCACAAATGTTACTTCAACTCAGTCATTTAAATTTAGCCCTGAGAGTGAAATATGAGCATGGGCAAACAGGGGACGTGTCTTTGACTCATGGTACGAAAAACAACTGGTTTGCATTTCGTACATGGCCGCTAAATATACTCGGTACACTACACACTGAAGAAGAACTGCTGAATATGATAGCAGCATGCTGTTTGTTTGCTCTGCTCTGGACATCACTGGATCTGACAGGAAGATGCTGCTCCTTCAGTCTGAGTCCTCCAGAGCTTCACCCTCTCTGGAGGATGGCTTTAGACAGGGGTTCCGTTTTTATACTTTGCAAAAATAATTGAACTCAAAAACAGATAAAGCACATTCAAAAATTCAGTTCCCCTACTTCACACTGGCCACACAAGGGGTTATATTTTTAATCCTTCCAACTCATCCCTGATGAAATGTGTATACATGTGGCAGCCTCCTGGGAAGGCCTGGATGCCGTTAGATCTTCAGAGCGCTCTCAGACTCCTTGTGCTGCTATGTTATAGGTCACTGGGTGAAGCTTACGGCTCATTACGCAATGGGAATACTACTGCTTCTCTCACCGCAGGGAAAACAGATCAAAGGGTGCCAGATCAAACAGATCAAAGACCTTTCTTGGGTACAACAATGCACAGGTAGATGCTTCCATGATCCCTGTGACCCCTCTGACTCACCCTTGGTGAACCGAAGGCCCTTCCCAGCAAACTCCTTTTGCAGGGCGGCGACAAACTTCTCCCGTATCTTCTCTCTCTGGGCGGGACAAAGGGGCATCAGCTGACTCAAACACATCCCGGCAGCCTGCACTCATGGGAGGTGTACACTCATCCACATCCGCCCCCTGAGCTCCACATCCACGACACTCTGCACCTCTTCAGAGTACCTGATTCGCTCCTGGAGCGTGGAGAACGATTACCTTGTCGATTTCGGAGAACTCGATTCGCTCCTCAAGCGTGCAACTTCGACCGATGGGGGAGATGTTGAGCATTCCGTTCCGGAACTCGATAAAAGTGCccctggaggaagagagaaatgaAGATTAAGATACATTAGATGTATTGGTGCTTCAGATGCATTCTGCTAGCTTTAACCTGAATTTATCAAACAGTGCGTAGCACTTAATATGGTGTGACTAAATATGCTAAAAATCACAATAGCTGACACATAAGATCCCTGTTCCATAAATCGCAATCCCTGAGGGCCGAAACCTGACagttttccatcctccctttacctgggagtcaggtgtgaaggcagtctggccaatcattagcactaattgttgacttaattacccgggagaaaagaaaaccagggccggatttgatgatccctgcattAGACCATCACACCGCGAAATGGCAATATTCCAGAAGCTTctctaaaacacaaaaaaacaaactggcAGCATGATTCTGCAATGCTTTATTCATTTTACAGTTCTCTGATGTAACAGTGTACAGAGAATTGCCAGAATCAACTGTAATGTTAGCGGGAGATTCTGGTTTGTAGCAACCCACAGCCCAACATCCTTGGGTTGTGTTTATGGGGCGCACTCAGAAAAATGTATAGCTGgatttacttttaaaaagaaTGGACTCTGACTGCATGCAAGATTAATAAGTATGTATGACTTCAACTGATTAGATACTTCGTACTTAATTACCCAGCTGAAAAAAattgctcaagctaggttctgaaacagctggcagctggttgaccagttcagaccagctccatacttaacatggtttgaccagctggtagctggtcatagctggattttacaccagggtaagTACTTCATCAGTCAAGTCCAATTTAACTTAACACTGTCTGAAACCACTATCCACAAGGTTGTGAAGTTATAATTTTTGAATGCATCTTTGACTGTGTCTCACCTCTTCTTGGGCAGTTTGATGAGCCCCATGTAGCTGAGGCAGAAGTTAATGAGATCCTGCAGCAGCTCCTCCCCCAGCTGGTTCTGAATGGCCtgaaacaggaaatccaaaccCAAACCCCACGTCAGTCATAACAGCATGAAACACGACAAACAGCCAGGCCACCCAGTGATACTGCACAACAGGAGGTTTACTGACATAAACAAGTATTACATGCATTAATAATCAAGCCTTTCTTGTCATCCCAATAATTTGAAATGTAGGTATGTCAATGATAAGCGGTActgaatattaatgttaaaattCTAACATCAATGGCAGAGGGAGTTAGTGGCAGACTGCAACTAACTACCtctgccaaccccccccccccccaaaccccacgatcccctctctcttcctctttttgtTCCTTAGATCATCTCACCTGTTTGAAGATTAGTTTTCCATccttgtactgtactgtgccattctctgcaaacacgtAGTCAAACTTGTGTATAACTATGCAGGAAAAGTAGGGGAGGGAAACAATGTTACGATCAGTGGTAACTGGATAAGTGTTGTGAAAACACGGCATTAAAGGTTCCCAAACAAGGTTTTGGGTGCAAACAACATCTCAAGCTGCAAAGATCAGGTACAGGCAATACCTGACAAAGCTGTATACTGGGAGCTTTGAATTCAGTGTAGAGCTTCAGTGTCTTTTTCCTCAATGGTCTACCGCTGGCACTAGAGTAATATTCTCAGATATGCTGATGCTACCTTGCTCTTTACAGCAATGTTTTGCATGGCATACAGGAACATGCATGTTGGAGCTATCGAGTACAGAGCTTAATTATTTATGTCCACATGATGGTTTGGGCTGTCACTCCCTTTAAATGTGGCAGTTCAGTCAGTGAATGTCAGTTAACAGATTAGCAcagctgtgtatttgtgtcctGTTTAAGGTGTTTTTaagtctgtgtgtggatgtgtctgtATACAGGTAAACTGGTTTGTAGCTCTGGAACTGAATAAGGGCCATTGTTTGAATACTGGGACTACCCTCAGCTGCGATCTATATCAACTGAAAacaaaccccctcccccacagaggAAAAAGGTGTACTTCAACAACAGAAGATGAACAAATCTCCAGCTGGCTACACGCTTGCTTGATGCCTTAAGGTTTGCCTAATGCTGACAGTGTATGTTGTGTTAGTAAGGAAAGTAAGGAAGGAAACAAAGTCAGACACACATTGATTGTGACACATTATTAAAACAGTTGTTTGAAGCCTATGTTTCAGGATGACCGGATGACTGTGATATTACATGGGGCTCTCAGCAGAAGGGAGGGGTCATAGTGGAGGTGTAAACACAGGACTGGAAGGAGTGAcccaatgatgatgatgatgatgaaggtaataataatgaaaaaaacctTCATCCCCGTTCCCCAGCTGCTCCGCAATCTTGGAGTAGTCTGACCCGCCCACCACTCCAATCTTCACCTTGCTCCGCAGAGACTGAAAGAACACGTCCAGCTGTGGGTCGATCTTCTACAGGCGGGACAGAAACATTGCCTCACTCtcgtgacaaaaaaaaaacttcatttaCGTGTCACCGAGTTGCCAACAGTATTTGAGCAGTTGAGGTGTCTTCtgcaaaaagaacaaaaataaaaagacaaggTGTTGAGAAAGGGCCAGCTAGCTAAAGCGCTAGTCCATAGCGCTTGCGTAGAACCCCAGGTTCTGGAGGCAAATCTGCTGTGTTCCAGTGCCGCCTGTGGCTGGGAGTCTACCGGGGGCCAATGCACAACTGCCAAAAGTGCCAGCTTCAGTCTACAGGGGATCCCCCACCTCAGCATGCAGTGATGCAGCTGCTCCAGCTGACTTAGCAGCCTGGCCTGCAGGGCAATGACTTGCACAGCTCAGGCAGACTGCGGAGAGATAAGCAGCTCTGGCAGCTCCCACAGGGATGACAGGGCAGGCAGTCTGCACCCTCTATACATGCAGCTGCAAGGGGACGGGCTATAAAACTGCCCATtccaaaatggcagaaaaaGCCTAGTTATAAGAAactctgaaatataaatatacataatcTATCCTGTGTTGGAAGCGTGTGGTCAGGCTGTGGGCCCAACCCATACAGGCTCTTGTGTACTCAGTAGCCCAGGGCGGGGAActgttgcatgctgggagaaaGGGGACTTCACTGTGGAGCCATCTCCCTGGATAGCTGCATCCACAGGCTTACCGAAATCACCACGTCACAGACACGTCATCAAGCAAGTGTATCTGAAAAAAGCTTCATGATACTACATAGTATGAATACCTATACATGTATACACGGGTGTATGTCTGTAATCTTAATGGAAATACTTCTCTCGGTAGTTTATGATGCATCACCTCATGTGGAGAATATCAGGAAATGGAAATATATTTCCTTGTATCTTAGATCAATCAAACATTCAAAGACAAAGACTTAATCCTGAACTGATATACTTGTATTTTCACGATTATAATATGCTGCCGGCTGTTAGTTCACTATGACGCCACCTCGAGGCCACGCAAAAATGTCAATTAAAGTCAGAAGACAAACAATTATTTTGAGACGTGCACGAAGGCACGTATTTCTACTGTACACGACAGGATGAAACTACGCGATATCCGTGTTCCTCAAGTGATTGACAGAAattggataaaataaaaaaaccgcgtttaccatttaccaatccAAATTTTCATTGACTGGACAGACTGCATGGATTCGTGCGTTATAAAAAGGTTGTGGTAATATATCATCACCTAATATGAacctgttttatttacattttagaaatAGGCAACATAATTATAACGGACCTC from Conger conger chromosome 2, fConCon1.1, whole genome shotgun sequence encodes the following:
- the LOC133122701 gene encoding phosphomannomutase 1-like — translated: MGENNCLPPRSVLCLFDVDGTLTPAREKIDPQLDVFFQSLRSKVKIGVVGGSDYSKIAEQLGNGDEVIHKFDYVFAENGTVQYKDGKLIFKQAIQNQLGEELLQDLINFCLSYMGLIKLPKKRGTFIEFRNGMLNISPIGRSCTLEERIEFSEIDKREKIREKFVAALQKEFAGKGLRFTKGGLISFDVFPEGWDKRLCLDILEGEGLEAIYFFGNETTPGGNDYEIFNDPRTTGFTVYSPEDTARLCRELFMVPTVNLDHSGHSNGCL